A region of Sandaracinaceae bacterium DNA encodes the following proteins:
- a CDS encoding DDE-type integrase/transposase/recombinase, with the protein MKLAAKVGVNEAARRLKVPQPTLSHWRAGRGDVGAAVSAATKTKTTTTRAKGGAGRGKRDATTQTATTSTPAAPAAPLAPRPPASRRKVVAKSYTPSQKAEAVEYAREHGVSAASKQLGVSRFSLYAWLRQVEKAAAGEGDSPTSGPAPKDVEAQRDREILDEWSKHRGLGPSQIRNQLGRAGIKVSVNTVRRVMEDAGYRPPKVKREPHDKRYEAVRPNHLWHLDFVHRHINRASTFTLILLDDYSRYVPGHGVDDAERADMVIRTFEDAVERHGKPEAVMSDRGSAFWSWRGISRFTDLLTEMGIDHLVAQHKEHNGKVEVFNANLHKELFDAQRFYDLAEMKRRLAAHLEWHNHGRTHHALGGLLVPADRYYGRTAEVLARIEAGVPARDAHDLDLRERCLELFKVVSKGGTPEVWLLGQRLNMPLGT; encoded by the coding sequence GTGAAGCTGGCGGCGAAGGTGGGCGTGAACGAAGCGGCGCGCCGGCTGAAGGTTCCGCAGCCGACGTTGAGCCACTGGCGGGCAGGCCGTGGCGACGTTGGCGCCGCGGTCAGCGCGGCCACCAAGACCAAGACGACCACGACCCGTGCGAAGGGTGGAGCGGGGCGAGGCAAGCGTGACGCGACGACGCAGACGGCGACCACCTCGACACCGGCAGCCCCGGCAGCTCCGCTAGCACCACGACCGCCAGCGAGCCGGCGCAAGGTCGTGGCGAAGAGCTACACGCCGAGCCAGAAGGCCGAGGCGGTGGAGTACGCGCGCGAGCACGGGGTGAGCGCGGCGTCGAAGCAGTTGGGCGTCAGCCGCTTCTCGCTCTACGCGTGGCTGCGCCAGGTGGAGAAGGCCGCAGCAGGTGAAGGGGACTCGCCGACGAGTGGGCCAGCGCCGAAGGACGTGGAGGCGCAGCGCGACCGCGAGATCCTCGACGAGTGGTCCAAGCACCGCGGGCTCGGGCCGAGCCAGATCCGCAACCAGCTGGGGCGCGCGGGCATCAAGGTGTCGGTCAACACGGTGCGGCGCGTGATGGAGGACGCGGGGTACCGCCCGCCGAAGGTGAAGCGCGAGCCGCACGACAAGCGCTACGAGGCGGTGCGCCCGAACCACCTGTGGCACCTCGACTTCGTGCACCGGCACATCAACCGGGCGTCGACGTTCACACTGATCCTGCTCGACGACTACTCGCGCTACGTTCCGGGCCACGGCGTGGACGACGCCGAGCGCGCGGACATGGTGATCAGGACCTTCGAGGATGCGGTCGAGCGTCACGGCAAGCCGGAGGCCGTGATGAGCGACCGGGGCTCGGCGTTCTGGTCCTGGCGGGGCATCTCGCGCTTCACGGACCTGCTCACCGAGATGGGCATCGACCACCTCGTCGCGCAGCACAAGGAGCACAACGGGAAGGTCGAGGTCTTCAACGCCAACCTGCACAAGGAGCTCTTCGACGCTCAGCGCTTCTACGACCTCGCGGAGATGAAGCGTCGACTCGCGGCGCATCTCGAGTGGCACAACCACGGGCGGACGCATCACGCGCTCGGGGGGCTGCTGGTCCCGGCGGACCGCTACTACGGTCGCACCGCCGAGGTGCTGGCGCGTATCGAGGCGGGGGTGCCCGCGCGTGACGCCCATGACCTCGACCTACGCGAGCGCTGCCTCGAGCTGTTCAAGGTGGTGAGCAAGGGGGGCACCCCCGAGGTGTGGCTCCTCGGGCAGCGCCTGAACATGCCGCTCGGCACGTGA
- a CDS encoding AHH domain-containing protein, with translation MTKTLLPSGRQTTLNYDAAGRIAAVAHSDGTRTEFGYDAAGQLLRAVNESADVRFERDGMGRIVSESQDGGQTWVRSGYEAGQRMHVESDFGALQRIAHDALGEVAALSNGAGAGALRLAFARNALGLEVERELPGGVHVGWTRDVAGRPLERHTWRADRFAGGPEGGLTEALDARSYQWRGADQIAAIINPSSGPTFYDHDDRGRLVRERRPGQGAVVERAMDAVGNVYRTGDGRDRRYGPGGRLLEADGVRYEHDEDGNQTRRELPDGSAWAYAWNGSGMLREVTRPDGERVRFEYDAFARRTAKRVVRVGEDGTETVQAEHRFVWDGHTVLHELDSEAGLTTWYWEPQTFTPVAKEQNGRKWSVASDHLGTPTEMYDELGQLAWKMQLDVFGVPSVEEGAAQDCPWRWPGQYEDAETGDYYNRWRYYSTHEARYGQTDPIRLTGGLNLTAYVDDPAVLSDPLGLEDRMPTWMPTRQGYQRQHLIPYSLRNHPVFAASGRDINSATNMMYLPVAPGIHPNPNIGLHRGWTVQHAAYNADVGTMLDNLKVALDAGHISPSQLDEAIRDLQHELRSDLNAGRRTCA, from the coding sequence GTGACGAAGACGCTGCTGCCGAGCGGGCGGCAGACGACGCTGAACTACGACGCGGCTGGGCGGATCGCCGCAGTGGCGCACTCGGACGGGACACGGACGGAGTTCGGGTACGACGCGGCGGGGCAGCTGCTGCGTGCGGTGAACGAGAGCGCGGACGTGCGCTTCGAGCGCGATGGGATGGGGCGCATCGTCTCGGAGAGCCAAGACGGCGGGCAGACGTGGGTGAGGTCGGGGTACGAAGCGGGCCAGCGGATGCACGTGGAGAGCGACTTCGGTGCGCTGCAGCGGATAGCGCACGACGCGCTGGGGGAGGTGGCGGCGCTCTCGAACGGGGCTGGCGCCGGGGCTTTGCGCTTGGCGTTTGCGCGGAACGCGCTGGGGCTGGAGGTGGAGCGCGAGCTGCCGGGCGGGGTACACGTGGGGTGGACGCGGGACGTGGCGGGGCGGCCGCTGGAGCGGCACACGTGGCGCGCGGACCGGTTTGCGGGTGGGCCGGAAGGCGGGCTGACGGAAGCGCTGGACGCGCGGAGCTACCAGTGGCGTGGGGCGGACCAGATAGCGGCCATCATCAACCCGAGCAGCGGGCCGACGTTCTACGACCACGACGACCGCGGCCGGCTGGTGCGGGAGCGCCGGCCCGGGCAGGGTGCGGTGGTGGAGCGGGCGATGGACGCTGTGGGCAACGTGTACCGCACGGGCGACGGGCGTGACCGGCGCTACGGGCCGGGCGGGCGGCTGCTGGAGGCGGACGGGGTGCGGTACGAGCACGACGAGGACGGCAACCAGACGCGGCGCGAGCTGCCGGACGGGAGCGCGTGGGCGTACGCGTGGAACGGTTCGGGTATGCTGCGCGAGGTGACCCGACCGGACGGCGAGCGCGTGAGGTTCGAGTACGACGCGTTCGCGCGGCGGACGGCGAAGCGCGTGGTGCGGGTGGGCGAAGACGGCACGGAGACGGTGCAGGCGGAGCACCGGTTCGTGTGGGACGGGCACACGGTGCTGCACGAGCTGGACTCGGAGGCGGGGCTGACGACGTGGTACTGGGAGCCGCAGACGTTCACGCCGGTGGCGAAGGAGCAGAACGGGCGCAAGTGGAGCGTGGCGAGCGACCACCTGGGGACGCCCACGGAGATGTACGACGAGCTCGGCCAGCTCGCGTGGAAGATGCAGCTGGACGTGTTCGGGGTGCCCAGCGTGGAGGAAGGGGCCGCGCAAGATTGTCCGTGGCGCTGGCCCGGTCAGTACGAGGATGCCGAGACCGGGGACTACTACAACCGGTGGCGGTACTATTCGACCCACGAGGCGCGGTACGGGCAAACTGACCCAATTCGACTGACCGGCGGGCTGAACCTGACCGCCTACGTTGACGATCCGGCCGTTCTAAGTGACCCATTGGGCCTCGAGGACCGCATGCCGACCTGGATGCCAACCCGGCAAGGATACCAAAGGCAGCACCTCATTCCGTACTCGTTGAGAAATCATCCAGTATTCGCAGCCTCGGGACGGGACATCAACTCGGCAACAAACATGATGTATCTCCCCGTTGCTCCTGGGATTCATCCGAATCCAAATATCGGTCTTCACAGAGGGTGGACGGTCCAGCATGCGGCGTACAACGCAGATGTGGGAACTATGCTCGACAACCTGAAGGTGGCACTCGATGCGGGGCACATATCCCCATCGCAACTCGACGAAGCGATACGAGATTTGCAGCACGAGTTGCGGAGCGATCTCAACGCTGGCCGTAGAACATGTGCCTAG
- a CDS encoding AHH domain-containing protein produces the protein MYLRLVPVFDVLVILGLQESSTHPQVVRDFRPRSPGPMIGKRNYYNRWRYYGDGGYRSRDPLGMDGGPRPLGYVLDPTNSLDPLGLTARQLGAAMAAEGRPLVAGQTPHHIVQESGGGRFAQMSRDLLARHGIDVNGGANGAALWGTGNSQVAQPTHPGRTSARAAGTYHAGTHIHTHGGVDDAQRMIFRALQAAERRGQDVEALLREIGARQEAGTWRESFRSAGGRCS, from the coding sequence GTGTACCTCCGCCTCGTCCCCGTCTTCGATGTGCTCGTCATCCTCGGCCTCCAGGAGTCGAGCACCCATCCTCAGGTCGTCCGGGATTTCAGGCCTCGATCTCCGGGGCCGATGATTGGCAAGCGCAACTACTACAACCGGTGGCGGTACTACGGCGACGGCGGGTATCGGAGCCGCGACCCACTGGGCATGGATGGCGGGCCTCGGCCGCTTGGATACGTTCTCGATCCGACGAACAGCTTAGATCCCCTCGGTCTGACGGCACGACAACTCGGCGCAGCAATGGCGGCCGAGGGGCGTCCTCTGGTCGCGGGCCAGACGCCTCATCACATCGTTCAGGAGAGCGGCGGCGGTCGATTCGCGCAGATGTCTCGAGACCTTCTCGCCCGGCATGGTATCGACGTCAATGGCGGCGCAAACGGAGCCGCGTTGTGGGGTACGGGGAACTCACAGGTCGCCCAGCCAACCCACCCGGGCCGGACCTCCGCCCGCGCAGCCGGAACCTATCATGCAGGAACTCACATCCACACCCACGGTGGGGTCGATGATGCGCAGAGAATGATCTTCCGTGCGCTTCAGGCGGCGGAACGTCGCGGCCAAGATGTGGAGGCGCTCCTACGCGAGATCGGAGCGCGCCAAGAGGCAGGTACCTGGAGAGAGTCATTCCGCTCCGCTGGAGGAAGGTGTTCATGA
- a CDS encoding HNH endonuclease yields MGNEECRQLLPPRGLTWHHHPEVPGLMQLVDTADHRTRFPDYHPDGEGGRARWGGGSGCR; encoded by the coding sequence CTGGGCAACGAGGAGTGTCGCCAACTACTGCCCCCGCGGGGTCTCACCTGGCACCACCACCCAGAAGTGCCCGGGTTGATGCAACTTGTAGACACCGCAGACCACAGAACGCGGTTCCCAGACTATCACCCCGATGGCGAAGGCGGGCGTGCGCGCTGGGGAGGCGGCAGCGGCTGTCGGTAG
- a CDS encoding DDE-type integrase/transposase/recombinase — protein MAGLFLAARVLAKPLPLTMPSVDAILDATGGTRSQAYELAQRIREHLVGLTRPVGRPPADPVEAPPDVVARVREEVLRFVLTHPGCAHIGPQRARYSDTFRRFIVGLRERHAGLSLAAFATATTLPEGTLEDWLRCPDVGALAGGEDPPEERQDDGTLAQIESVLAAYRSWDGDFTSFCRHVRHDLRLDLGRTVISNILFAHRERIPLRRGGRSRDEHALRDAFETFFPGAQWVGDGKALEVTIDDQRYRMNLELIVDAASAASVGMAVTPEEDSAAVCAAFEDGVQTTGERPIALLLDNRPSNHTDAVENALGDTRLMRSTPGRAQNKAHVEGAFGLFAQQVPPIVLSTREPGALARGVATVVAQVFFRVLNRAPRRDRHGMSRVDLYAQGATAEQVADARRALDERIQKLERARRTRAERLDPTVCAYLDEVFARLELIDPKRYVRDVIAGYPRDAIVDGIATYDTKRQRGSLPEGADARYLLGIVRNLHHTHEADAILDALLRERIEARDRFLEPLIQRKQHILAASPDLASALDAIADAMTAAVRELDRRFWIRTAAALLEPLDAGQRNPLTRRVARRIHRAFGIPPRERERLTRILVRRVVPID, from the coding sequence ATGGCGGGTCTATTCCTCGCTGCTCGCGTACTCGCCAAGCCGCTGCCGCTCACGATGCCCTCCGTCGACGCGATCCTCGACGCGACGGGGGGCACGCGCAGTCAGGCCTACGAACTCGCGCAGCGCATCCGTGAACACCTCGTGGGCCTCACGCGGCCCGTGGGACGACCACCGGCTGACCCGGTCGAGGCGCCCCCCGACGTCGTCGCACGCGTGCGCGAAGAGGTCCTGCGCTTCGTGCTGACCCATCCTGGGTGCGCCCATATAGGCCCGCAGCGAGCGCGCTACAGCGACACGTTCCGGCGCTTCATCGTCGGGCTCCGTGAGCGCCACGCCGGGCTGTCTCTCGCCGCCTTCGCCACGGCGACCACGTTGCCCGAGGGCACGCTCGAGGACTGGCTGCGGTGCCCCGACGTCGGCGCGCTCGCGGGCGGTGAGGATCCCCCCGAGGAGAGACAGGACGACGGGACGCTCGCGCAGATCGAGAGCGTGCTCGCCGCGTACCGAAGTTGGGATGGCGACTTCACCTCGTTCTGCCGGCACGTACGTCATGACCTGCGGCTCGACCTGGGTCGTACCGTGATCTCGAACATCCTCTTTGCGCACCGCGAGCGGATACCCCTGCGCCGAGGTGGGCGCTCACGCGACGAGCACGCGCTCCGCGACGCCTTCGAGACCTTCTTCCCCGGCGCGCAGTGGGTCGGCGACGGCAAGGCGCTCGAAGTGACGATCGACGACCAGCGCTACCGCATGAACCTCGAGCTCATCGTCGACGCCGCGAGCGCTGCCTCCGTGGGCATGGCGGTCACGCCCGAGGAGGACAGCGCCGCCGTCTGCGCGGCCTTCGAGGACGGCGTACAGACCACCGGGGAGAGACCCATCGCCCTGCTCCTCGACAACCGCCCGTCCAACCACACGGATGCCGTGGAGAACGCTCTCGGCGACACGCGCCTCATGCGCTCCACCCCGGGGCGTGCCCAGAACAAGGCCCACGTCGAAGGCGCCTTCGGACTCTTCGCCCAACAGGTCCCGCCCATCGTCCTCAGCACGCGCGAGCCAGGCGCGCTCGCGCGTGGCGTCGCGACCGTCGTTGCCCAGGTCTTCTTCCGCGTCTTGAACCGCGCGCCGCGGCGTGACCGTCATGGGATGAGTCGCGTGGACCTCTACGCGCAGGGGGCCACTGCAGAGCAGGTCGCCGACGCGCGCCGCGCCCTCGACGAGCGCATCCAGAAGCTCGAGCGCGCGCGACGCACGCGCGCCGAACGGCTCGACCCGACCGTCTGCGCATACCTCGACGAGGTCTTCGCGCGCCTCGAGCTCATCGACCCCAAGCGCTACGTCCGAGATGTCATCGCGGGGTATCCCCGTGACGCCATCGTCGACGGCATCGCCACCTACGACACCAAGCGGCAGCGCGGCTCTCTCCCCGAGGGCGCCGATGCCCGCTACCTCCTCGGCATCGTCCGGAACCTCCACCACACCCACGAAGCAGACGCCATCCTCGACGCGCTCTTGCGCGAGCGCATCGAAGCGCGCGACCGCTTCCTCGAGCCGCTCATCCAGCGGAAGCAGCACATCCTCGCTGCCAGCCCTGACCTCGCGAGCGCGCTCGACGCCATCGCCGACGCCATGACGGCGGCCGTCCGCGAGCTCGACCGCCGCTTCTGGATCCGCACCGCCGCCGCACTCCTCGAACCACTCGACGCAGGCCAGCGCAACCCCCTCACTCGCCGCGTCGCGCGCCGCATCCACCGCGCCTTCGGCATCCCTCCACGCGAACGCGAGCGCCTCACCCGCATCCTCGTCCGAAGGGTCGTCCCCATCGACTGA